TATTGATTGGCGACAACGGACATGGTATTCCGGAAGATAAGCTCGCCAGGCTGTTTGATCCGTTTTACACCAGCAAATCCAGAGGTACGGGCCTCGGGCTTACCAGTACGCAGAATATTCTGCTGAATCATAAAGGGACGATCCATGTTGATAGTGAGGCGGGTAAGGGAACAGTTTTTACAATAGCCTTTAGTCTTTAGTGAAATGCAACGTATAATCTCCGCTGCATTTCACTAAAAATTAAAAGCTATCAGTAATTTATATTGAGCAGTCGCAGCTTATTATATAATGTTTTCCGGTCTATATTCAGCACCTGTGCTGCTTTTGTTTTGTTATACTTCACTTCTTTCAGCACATTAATGATTTTATTGTATTCTGCCTGGAGGGCAACTGTTTTCAGGTCGTTGTCGTTGGAGAGGATGGCCAGTTCACCGGAAACGGGAGCTTCTTCGGATGATTGTGCGAATGCTTCTTTCATTTCCAGCGGCAGGGCCGTCATGGTGATTTCCTCCATCTCCGGTGTGAGCAGGCAGGCTCTCCGTATCACATTTTTCAGTTCACGGATATTGCCGGGCCAGTTATATTGTTGAAAACAATCCCATACTTCGGCGGATATTTTACCACAGGTTTTATCCAGTTCTCTTTCCACCTGGTTTACGAAAGCTGCCGTGAACAGGGGCAGATCTTCCCGGCGTTCCCGCAGTGGCGGAATGTAGATGGTAAATTCATTCAGGCGGTGGAAAAGATCTTCTCTGAATTTGCCTCTCTGTACAGATTCAGATAGTTTCTCGTTGGAAGCTACGATGATACGTACATCAATAGGTATTTCCTTGAGGCTTCCCACGCGGCGTATTAATTTCTCCTGCAATACGCGAAGCATGGCCACCTGGATATCGTAGGAGAGGTTAGATATTTCATCGAGGAAGAGTGTACCGCCCTGGGCCTGTTCAAATGCGCCTATTTTGGTACTGATAGCTCCCGTAAAAGAACCTTTTTCATGGCCAAACAGTTCACTGGCAGCCAGTTCCTTGGAAAGGCTACCACAGTCGAGCGCTACAAACGGCTGTTGATTTCTCTTACTGTGATGATGAATAAGATGTGCTACGGATTCCTTACCAGTTCCGGTTTCACCGAAAATGATCACACTGTAATCTGTAGGAGCTACTAATTTGATCTGACGGAATAGTTCACGTGCCCCTTCGCTTTCTCCATACACATATTTATCATTCTTATCGCTCTGACTACGTGTCAGCAGGGTTTCCCGCACCTCCGGCTCTGAGCCCGATTCTACAGGCCGTACCGCCTGTCGTTCCTGTTCGGCATCCTTATGAGCAAATGCTTTATGTACCAGATTGAGTATTTCATCGGGGTACAAGGGTTTGGAAAGATAGTCGTAGGCCCCGTTCTTCACCATTTCCACAGCTACCCTTACATCGGTATATCCAGTGATAATAATTACTATGGTAGCAGGATTGATCTGACGGATATCCTGCAACAGTTGGGCGCCATCTGTATCTTTTAACCGGTAATCGCACAGTACCAGATCATATGTTTTTTCTCTCAGCATCTTCAGTGCTGCAGCACCGGTCATAGTACTGTCCACATCAAATCCATGCTTCCCGAGAAATTTACTCAGGAGCGTACAGATATTTATTTCATCGTCTATGATCAAAATATTTTTCATACTTCTTGTAATATGTGGTCATTGCTAACAAAATAGCAGGTTAAATGTACTAATTATAATAACAGGCTTTTCAGCATTTGATGTTACCTATTAGTTCGTCTACATGTTTTACGCTGAATGGTTTGGCAAGAAAAAAAGCAGCACCGGCATTCAGCGCGGTTTGTTTTTCCATGGCATTATCATAAGCGCTGATAGTGATCACAGGCAGCGACGGGCATTTCTCCTTGATCACCGGCAAAGCTTCCAGGCCTGATCCATCGGGCAGGTGAATATCCAGGAACAGCAGGTCGGGCTGATGTTTCAGGATTGATTGCATCCCTTCGCCCAGTTCATGCACATATTTCACGGAGTAACCATGGCGCACGAGCGTCAGCTGTAAAAGTTTGCATATATCCGGTTCGTCGTCGATGATCAGAATGTTTGGATGCTTCATGGTCTTATTAGTTGAAGCCGAGTCGGACAGGCTCCAGGCTATTGGGTTTCGGTGTAACATACTTGTACTTATTCCATTGTTCCATCAAAAGTCTGGCTATCAGATAA
The genomic region above belongs to Chitinophaga sp. 180180018-3 and contains:
- a CDS encoding sigma-54 dependent transcriptional regulator, with product MKNILIIDDEINICTLLSKFLGKHGFDVDSTMTGAAALKMLREKTYDLVLCDYRLKDTDGAQLLQDIRQINPATIVIIITGYTDVRVAVEMVKNGAYDYLSKPLYPDEILNLVHKAFAHKDAEQERQAVRPVESGSEPEVRETLLTRSQSDKNDKYVYGESEGARELFRQIKLVAPTDYSVIIFGETGTGKESVAHLIHHHSKRNQQPFVALDCGSLSKELAASELFGHEKGSFTGAISTKIGAFEQAQGGTLFLDEISNLSYDIQVAMLRVLQEKLIRRVGSLKEIPIDVRIIVASNEKLSESVQRGKFREDLFHRLNEFTIYIPPLRERREDLPLFTAAFVNQVERELDKTCGKISAEVWDCFQQYNWPGNIRELKNVIRRACLLTPEMEEITMTALPLEMKEAFAQSSEEAPVSGELAILSNDNDLKTVALQAEYNKIINVLKEVKYNKTKAAQVLNIDRKTLYNKLRLLNINY
- a CDS encoding response regulator gives rise to the protein MKHPNILIIDDEPDICKLLQLTLVRHGYSVKYVHELGEGMQSILKHQPDLLFLDIHLPDGSGLEALPVIKEKCPSLPVITISAYDNAMEKQTALNAGAAFFLAKPFSVKHVDELIGNIKC